The following are from one region of the Corylus avellana chromosome ca1, CavTom2PMs-1.0 genome:
- the LOC132163135 gene encoding probable flavin-containing monooxygenase 1 → MERQVAIIGAGISGLLACKYTLSKGLHPIVFEAKSTIGGVWTKTIETTKLQTPKPAYQFSDFPWPSSVEEDFPNQHQVFDYIQSYARHFDLLRHIKFNTKVVSSEYEGPSEEQMQSWSMWGGAGEPLISSKGKWKVVVEDSPTLSTEVYLVDFVILCIGRFSEVPNVPEFPPNQGPEVFHGKVIHSMGYTAMDCQSAADLVKGKQVTVVGLQKSALDIAMECSIANGTEHPCTVLYRTEHWSVPDYLPWGVPLAFLYLNRFSELLVHKPGEGFLLSLVATILSPLRWAFSKFVESHIKKKLGLAKHGMVPKHSFLQEISSCLISTVPEKFYDKVEERSIILKKASSFSFCKEGVLVNGEVQPLKTDLVILATGFRGDQKLKEIFVSTTFQDYIAGSANATVPLYRECIHTRIPQLAVIGFSESVSNLYTSEMRCQWLAELLDGTFKLPCIKEMEKDVANWDKYMKTYSGQYYRRSCIGALHIWYNDQLCKDMGWNPKRKKGFIAELFEPYGPMDYTATS, encoded by the exons ATGGAGAGGCAAGTGGCCATTATCGGAGCCGGCATCAGTGGCCTCCTGGCTTGCAAGTACACCTTGTCAAAGGGTCTCCATCCGATCGTTTTCGAAGCCAAAAGCACCATTGGAGGAGTATGGACTAAAACCATAGAGACCACTAAACTCCAAACTCCAAAACCAGCTTATCAGTTCTCAGATTTTCCATGGCCTTCTTCTGTGGAGGAAGATTTCCCTAACCAACATCAAGTGTTTGATTATATTCAATCCTATGCTCGCCATTTTGATTTGCTTCGGCATATCAAATTCAACACCAAAGTTGTCAGCAGCGAATATGAAGGCCCTTCTGAGGAACAGATGCAATCTTGGAGCATGTGGGGTGGCGCTGGTGAGCCATTGATTAGCTCTAAAGGGAAATGGAAGGTTGTAGTAGAGGATTCCCCTACTCTCTCCACTGAG GTGTACCTAGTGGACTTCGTGATCCTCTGCATCGGAAGATTCAGTGAAGTTCCAAACGTTCCAGAATTCCCTCCAAACCAAGGCCCAGAAGTATTCCATGGCAAGGTGATACACTCCATGGGCTACACTGCCATGGATTGTCAAAGTGCTGCAGATTTGGTCAAAGGGAAGCAAGTCACTGTTGTGGGGTTACAAAAATCTGCCTTGGACATTGCCATGGAATGCTCAATAGCTAATG GAACTGAACATCCATGTACTGTATTATACAGGACTGAACATTGGAGTGTCCCTGATTACCTTCCATGGGGTGTGCCTCTTGCTTTTTTGTACCTTAATCGCTTCTCAGAGCTATTGGTTCATAAGCCTGGTGAAGGCTTCCTATTAAGTCTTGTGGCAACAATTCTTTCTCCTTTg AGATGGGCATTTTCTAAATTCGTTGAAAGCCATATAAAGAAGAAGCTTGGGTTGGCAAAGCATGGAATGGTACCAAAACACAGCTTCCTTCAAGAAATCAGTTCTTGTTTGATCTCCACAGTGCCAGAAAAATTCTATGACAAAGTTGAAGAGAGAagcattattttgaaaaaagcttCGAGCTTCAGCTTCTGCAAAGAAGGTGTTTTGGTTAATGGAGAGGTGCAACCTCTGAAGACTGATTTGGTCATCTTGGCTACTGGGTTCAGGGGTGATCAAAAGctcaaagaaatttttgtctCCACCACCTTTCAGGACTATATTGCCGGCTCTGCCAATGCAACAGTTCCCCTCTAcag GGAATGCATTCATACAAGAATTCCACAACTAGCAGTGATTGGATTCTCGGAAAGTGTATCAAACTTGTACACGTCGGAGATGAGATGCCAGTGGCTAGCGGAGCTTCTTGACGGCACATTCAAGCTGCCGTGCATTAAAGAGATGGAAAAAGATGTGGCGAATTGGGATAAATACATGAAGACATACTCCGGCCAATACTACAGGAGATCATGCATCGGTGCTCTTCATATATGGTACAATGATCAACTCTGCAAAGACATGGGATGGAAccccaaaagaaagaagggatTCATCGCTGAATTGTTTGAGCCTTATGGTCCAATGGACTACACCGCAACCTCTTAA
- the LOC132167824 gene encoding beta-amyrin 16-alpha-hydroxylase CYP87D16-like has protein sequence MTFTLYAGNWAPGLLRRAKKDIQVNGYTIPAGWAIMVVTTALQLNPNTFENPLAFNPWRWKDLKANEISKHFMPFGGGMKQCAGAEYSRVLLSTFFHVLVTKYRWKKIEGGDIVRTPMLKFRKPLRIKISEKHI, from the exons ATGACTTTTACACTATAT GCTGGGAACTGGGCACCTGGATTGCTGCGAAGAGCAAAAAAGGATATCCAAGTGAATG GATATACAATTCCAGCAGGCTGGGCAATTATGGTTGTTACAACTGCTCTTCAATTAAACCCTAATACATTCGAGAATCCTCTTGCATTCAACCCATGGCGTTGGAAG GACCTCAAGGCAAACGAGATATCGAAGCATTTCATGCCGTTTGGAGGGGGAATGAAGCAATGTGCGGGGGCAGAGTATAGTAGGGTGTTATTGTCCACCTTTTTCCATGTCTTGGTTACTAAATATAG GTGGAAAAAGATTGAGGGAGGAGACATTGTCCGGACTCCTATGTTGAAGTTCAGGAAACCCCTTCGTATTAAGATCTCAGAAAAGCATATATAA